In Brassica napus cultivar Da-Ae chromosome A3, Da-Ae, whole genome shotgun sequence, the sequence CCTCTTATCAATCAACCACTCAAATATATGGTGATCTTCaattatttatctaatatattttcTGTTGAATTTTGCGGTGAAGGTGAAAACAATGCTCGACTTTCATATTTTCACAGTAATTTTTCATCTTATTTTGAAGACATGGTATTCAATTATATATGTGGTTCCATGTGTTACTTCTGTTTGTTCATGTCCCTAGAACACATAAAAAGATAAGATCTAGAAATGGCTAGGAGTTATTTTATCATTCAAAATGAACAAAAAGAATAGTAATATCATTCAAGAATGACAGAACTTTATTTAAACAAAACTGAATTCCACTCgcataacaaaacaaataggACCAACGAAATTATTTACATTGAACAAAAACTCAATGAATTCAACCAACGTCACCACCATGAGGGGTGTTAATAGCAACTCAGAAAGTACAGGGGAAAATATGCAAAAACATCCACATTGGGAGGAGTAAATTAGATAACAGTTCAATTCTTCTCTGCTTCTTTCTTCATCTGCTGCTCTGTTTCTTTCAATAATACAAGACGAGACGACGATCACAGGAGGAACAAGAGTACTTGCGTTTGACCTTGAAACATAGTGGTAAGAAACAGAACAACCACTTGGTCTCGACATCTACCGCCGACACTTTTCCGCCGCAGTATGGACACACACCCGGTGCTTGTTGCCGACCAAGCTCTGTCTTCTCCTCGTGATACACAAGCTCCAAACACATTtttgcttcttttctttttaactcgGAGATCCCTTTTTGTGTCTATATATTGCTTCTGGACTTGGTCCCTGCTTCTGGAAGTGTGAAGAACAcgaaatgaaaaattattaccACAAAGGGGAGAATATTATAAAGTGTGAagatgttttcttttgttcacaAGGACTTTGCTGTAGGGTTTAGTAGTGTACAATGACAATCAATTTATAGAGGATGGAAGGAGGATTACGTGGTATAGTCACCAActgtatatatgtattaataatttttatatatatatttataatgaatgtataaaataaatcatattctACAAAAAAATCTTGAGTCTTggaaatcaatttttaattgACAGCTGCTTTCACGAAATATAAGCCATGTATTTTCCTAACAAAAATACAGATTTTTAAGAGATGGGAACAAAAACTTAAGTCGACGAAAGAAACAAGTTTAATTTCATCTCAGGTTTCAAAAATAAGTAAACCAGATTCAACATGAATCCGGAGAACTCACCTCTATGTGTTGCCGTGTTGGAACAACTTATGCAATTCGTTAGCATATTAATCATGCATTGCAAACAGAAAGTTTTTAGTCCAGAGAGTTGTAAACAAGCACAAGCCAAACACAACATAGTGCATATATGTAACATGATAAAGTTAGTAATTAGCGTTGATTGTAGCTGAAAGACCAGATCCGTGTGTCCTGCCTAGCTATTCTTCTTCAGTTCTATCTGCTGCAACTTTAAGACCCATGTGTCCTGGTTTCCCCTTCCATGGTATGGTTTTCCTTATTATCGCTTCTTCGTGATCAGTGATCCACACGCTCATCTTGAGGATTCACCATATTATACTTGTAGGAGATAGCATTTTTGGCCTTCAGTCTTTTCATGGGCGTCTGCCGTGACTTCTTTTATTGGGAGATCGATGATAACCTATTAAAACTAtggaaacacacaaaaaataagaaaatatttagaagTTCAGAGACGAAACTGTAAAAGtagaaaataatagaaaattaacATTTAGCTATAATATATTACCTCAAATTAGTTTAGTAAATTATGTTCGATCATTTACACAACAATAACCACGATCtaactttttaaattaatttaaaataatattattaaaagataagtgttaatttaatatttttattgtttctaGATTCGTTTTGATCCACTTTAATCTTTGTGTGTTTACATAACCTTGATAAAACGATTTTCCAATATCTTTAGTTACTGCAACCACCTTCTAGATGATCTCCAAGCAGGGTGGGGGAGCAGTCAACACCTGCAAAAGAAAAGgttcgttttcttctttttggcaGAGAATAGTTGCAATCTCAGAGACCTATTATCAATATTGCTTTTGATTAGAAAGCAATTTAGGCGAAGAGAAAACAATGTAACCAAAGTTCTAATAGAAGAAGATCatctcaaaaaagaaaagaataagggTAATCAGTTGCACTAATGCAAATACATCACACAATCAATCGATGTGTACGATTTTATTAGAAGAACATTACTTATAATATGGAAATTCTGATCAAATCGATACTAAAAGACAATGGAATGAAAAAGGTAACGCtattaaaaagaagaaacaaagaatTAAAAAACACATACTATCATGGAGCGAGGCAACTTATGTTTCCACTTTACTtcttattaaaaacaatataaataattaaataacatcattttttgttagcaaaataaataaataaataacatcagaataaaataatatagagaaatttcttatgatagttttttttaagtttttgttacaaaagtagtatttaatgaagaaaatgactaaaataggttttattaaaggaatgtatttttaacatagagttaactaatttaaacttaaggtttaaaattttaaaaaataaaaataaaaaattcaaaataaaagctattttgtgacaaaaacttaaaagaatgttatttgagagaattgccctaagatatatatatattctttcgCAAGGCTCCTGGATCTTCGCCACGAAGTATATATTCTTTTGACAAAACGTTGAAATCAAACCGGGTCTTGACTGAATCTAGAAAACATTCTACACATCTGCTTGAGGTTTCACTGTCCGGTTtagctgcttcttcttctttttcttcggCATCAACTCTTAAGTTTAGGTCAATAGCACTCAGCTGTCTTGAGAACTAATGTTGCTTATGTTGGAAGACACATTGTtcttttcctcctcttcttggaTTCTCGGTTTCTTAATCTTAATCATCGTCGGTGCAGCGTCAGATTCCGGTTTACTCTTGAGGCTAACCAGACTAGAACTCGGTTTGTAATAACACTTCAACAGAATTGGTATGACAAAATGTTCTTTCTCTACACATTCATCATCTTCTATCGTCAGGAGGAAGATCATTTGGCTCTTCAACATGTTATCGACCAGACTCTATAAGATAGAGAGCTGCGCGGCATACCAGATATGAGACCCATAGCTCAGCTGTTGACCTACTAGACTGGCTGATAGAGGGAAAATGCAAATGTCAAGCAAACcagaaaattatcatttttacaCTATTTCGTTAACACATTAGACATGCAAACTTGTAAATTGGGAATATTCAAACGGGCTAAACTCATAGTGCATTTCAATCTGGGCCAAACTCTAAATGCTTACATACAGTGCCTCCTATGGCCCAATATATTTCTTGTGGATTTGGAGATAAAaagtcttaatttttatttaatttacttCTCACTTTTTCtgcatattttttatttggtttaatgGCTGAATTTAGGTCGTCAAAGTTTGTTTAACCGAAATCTCTACGCACAGAGAAGATATCATAATATTAGCTTGAACCGAAGATCTTGACCAAAAAATAGATTGAACGGAAAAAGTTTGGATTTCTCGGTTTTTGATACCATATATTAGGTCTGGGCGTTCAGGTACCCGTTGGCGTTCGGGATGGATTTTTCagatttcgttttttttataataccTCCTAGGTCCTattctagtaaatttgcaagtacggaccgggttcggatataacacatcgggttCGGGTTGGTTTTGTATCATATCatagaacccataaagtaaccatatatcattcggattcgggttatatcggatcggtttggatatacccgaaataaaatctaaaatttaaaagcaaaacataaaaaatatatatttatttatatataattaagtatttaaagtagttatttaaattttaaatacttattgttagataccatatcaaaataaatatgaaactgaatatttgaaatatatattcatgtttcatataattacaTTGTATATTAGTTTAGACATTCGGACCGGTTTCTTCAGATatcttttcgatttttttggtttttcgggttaTCCCTTCGGGTTTGGTTAATAACACTTTgggttcggatatgttttgtaccaccttaGAAAATCCATACGTGTATGTTATACATTTTGGACCGAATACAGATCAGGttttttggttcggattttGGATTATAGATTTTATGCCCATGCCtaccatatatattaatttaaaaatatttttagacatAAGTTGCAATTATTTATTTGTCAACATTAGCTGCAATTGTAATAAACATTACATAATTTTATGGCTAATTTTAGCTCCACGTCGATGCTTTATATTCTAGAAGTCTCGTCATCTCATTTATGAGAATCGAAATAAGTTAGAAGTGGAAGTGTCcactttacaaaataaaatattattagaatCCGACAATGCTGGAAGTGATTAGTTGTCACTTACACCTAATATCATTGATTTATGAAAgttcataaataataactaagatactagattttgacccgcgttttgaaagcgcgggtatttttttgttgatccttttaacaaaatattcttgaatttaatttttattaaataaataatttttaagttGTTTTATCATAATGTTTGAGTTTGAAGCAACATTTTTATATCAAATCCCGACTCATGGTCGCAACTCGACGATCCAGAATATAATCCACTtcacatttataaaaaatatgataaatctaATAACAATCCAAAAATCTGCTATTAACCTGTAATACGATACCGATTGATCTTATATAaactcaaaaaatatgataaaattttttgattaaatttttcatatatttagaaaactaaaattgaataaaattttattatatcattcGAAAAAAtgttaacagaaaaaaaaattattgatataacaatattagtttatttttgttataaataacttagtataagtttatattttcatttttaggtttaaaagttaattttataatattttttctttaattatttattatgttaatttttaggtaaaattttaatttggttttacggaatattcaaaaaaatgttaattttaggtaaaatttttaggtttaaaattttataatattttttctttaataatttattatgttaatttttatttggttttatggaatattcaaaaaaaaaatatatgatggatgaaaattaaaataaatgatattcaaatatgtatatgatatatggttTACAGTAtagtattttagtttatattagaattttttttatattgaatatatGCATGATATTTGAatgatttattttgaatattgatacgtaggttttttaaaaataattagatgttattttatttgttaatctATACCTTTTGGTAACCGTTCTTGTATTTGGTAAAATACCATACTGACCTATTATTGTGGGGTAAAGTATAATTAATTTGGTCAATTTTATTGTTAGCTTAAATGTAGTTAAATCCCTAAAACCAAAAGAATATTTTGCTATTAATGAATGTTTTATTCTCTGTTAATATTATTGATACTATATAAATGAAGACATGTTAAATTTCTAACAAATAAGTTTAACAACCTTTTGTAAGTAGATTTTTCAAGAttgcttcccttttaatagaatagatatgatTTGAATAGTAACATGCGGGACAATTGTGGTTGGGTTTTAATAGCAACAAAAATTTATCTATGCATAAGTATATGTAAAACAATTATTACTATTGACAGTGGTAGGGAGCGGTACAGCCCGACACAATTCGGAGCTAAATATTCTTTCACTATCCAATatttaaccaattttttttgttgatgtacataaaaatttgaatgtTCAGAAGTTTGAATGAATTCTTAAGCAAAACAATACCCAAGTTATGTCATAATGTAATGCTCCATACATGTGGTATCAATATAAGTATAttgatataatttaatttagccatggaattttattataattatctttctATGATAACCAAGATCATGTTGGGCCACCCAAGCCACGACTTAATAATGTAAAGACAAAATCGTAAGGAACTAAAACACTGTTCCGCTtttcctttaagttttcttaaTAACCAAAAAGATATTCGAAACTTTAAGCTGTAATCTATCTAGGTCCCATAATCTCTCAAATTTATCATGATAAGGTTTTTTAATTAACTAAATGGTGgtacaaatatgaaataaacaaacaagaacCAATATTACCGGAAGATTAGCAAGAAAAGAGGCCCAGCTTGGTATACAACAGTTCTTGATAGGTTTGGGCGTTCGGTGAACGTTTATTTTCGGTCCAGATGGTTtggattttcatatttttggtgTTATGCTAAGAATTACCATTCGGATTTTACTAattatcggatcggattcggtatGGTTCcttccgggttcggttcggatcggatgtAACCAATATTTAAAAtcgtataaaatatattttttaaaactaaaaattgacaaaaaaaaattcaaaatatataaattgtttacaaatcttattaaaaattaattaaactatctaaattaactaaaagtattcaaaataacaattaaaataaactaaaaaaacattttgaatattctaaaatatctaaatcatcttaaaatatataaaaacattaacatatttaactaatttcagATATCTTCGGATCTTAATttgtatttcggttcggtttgagtTATGACCAAACACCAAAGTACTAAGCTCATAAGTTCCGTTCGgatattcactacaagaaaacatgccacattctgacggacattccgacgaacaATATTTTCGTCGGTTTTCTTTGATGacattccgacgacataccgacgaaagtaaagtcgtcggaaatatcCGACAAAATTCCGAcagaatattataattttagagTTTCGATAGGGATTTAAAGTTCGTTGGAATTCCATCGAAATATTCCGACAGAAATCCGACGGGTTTTTTGActttcgtcggaatgtcgtcggaatttttCTACGGATTTCCGACGAAACAGATTTTAGATTTGCAAAgttattataaatgtataatttgatacttaaaatatccaaacaacacatatataaatttataatatgaaaTTAGTTCACACCATTaaagttttttatataaaaaattatttacgtaTACATATCAACGTATTCGTAATATCCTCcaataacacttatatacttatacaaatatattacgGTAATCTAagactagattttgattttgtataaTATCGAatgaaacaaataattattttagttaaaccTCTTATAAATCATTGACATACTATCAAAGATTTCTATGTGATCATTAGACTgttgttttgaaaccccaaattCTTATTTCTCAAAATTCGGTCAGAAATCCGTCAAAAATGCCGATCAAATTCTgacggaaaataccgacgaaatTTCGACGGACTTTAACCCCGACCAATCAAAAGACATGCAGAAACTCATAGTTTCTCGAGGCTTCCTTTGGCGATATTCTCGAaacattccgacggaattccgacgaaatatatGTGACGAACagttttcgtcggtatgtcgtcggaatttttCACTTTACCCGGGAAGAAAATTCGcgaaatttatttgattaaccGCTTAAAATAGAACCGACCGAATTCTGACGGAAACTGTCTGtcagtttatttttaatatataagccgccccttcttcttcctcctcattttttctcttctcctctGCAATTTTTGCGGTCTTACTCCTCTCTTTGTCTCAGAAATCTGTGACTCCGACCCCAAATCCTCCAAATCCTTTCCCCAATCATGTAAGTCATCAAAACCCCTCTTTAGATTACATTTTTTTAGGTCGGAATTGTAGATTTGTGGATTTTAGGTTT encodes:
- the BNAA03G49870D gene encoding uncharacterized protein BNAA03G49870D, which gives rise to MCLELVYHEEKTELGRQQAPGVCPYCGGKVSAVDVETKWLFCFLPLCFKVKRKYSCSSCDRRLVLYY